One Cuculus canorus isolate bCucCan1 chromosome 1, bCucCan1.pri, whole genome shotgun sequence DNA segment encodes these proteins:
- the GPR85 gene encoding LOW QUALITY PROTEIN: probable G-protein coupled receptor 85 (The sequence of the model RefSeq protein was modified relative to this genomic sequence to represent the inferred CDS: inserted 1 base in 1 codon): protein MANYSHAADNILQNLSPLTAFLKLTSLGFIIGVSVVGNLLISILLVKDKTLHRAPYYFLLDLCCSDILRSAICFPFVFTSVKNGSTWTYGTLTCKVIAFLGVLSCFHTAFMLFCISVTRYLAIAHHRFYTKRLTFWTCLAVICMVWTLSVAMAFPPVLDVGTYSFIREEDQCTFQHRSFRANDSLGFMLLLALILLATQLVYLKLIFFVHDRRKMKPVQFVAAVSQNWTFHGPGASGQAAANWLAGFGRGPTPPTLLGIRQNANTTGRRRLLVLDEFKMEKRISRMFYIMTFLFLTLWGPYLVACYWRVFARGPVVPGGFLTAAVWMSFAQAGINPFVCIFSNRELRRCFXHNPSLLQKIQVTKGTLLCYMKEHL from the exons ATGGCGAACTACAGCCATGCAGCTGACAACATTTTACAAAATCTCTCTCCTCTAACAGCTTTCCTGAAACTGACTTCACTGGGTTTCATAATAGGAGTCAGTGTGGTGGGTAACCTTCTGATCTCCATTTTGCTAGTCAAAGATAAGACCTTGCATAGAGCTCCTTACTACTTCCTGTTGGATCTTTGCTGCTCAGATATCCTCAGATCTGCAATTTGTTTCCCGTTTGTTTTCACCTCTGTAAAAAATGGCTCTACTTGGACGTATGGGACTCTTACCTGCAAAGTGATTGCCTTTTTGGGGGTTCTGTCCTGCTTTCACACTGCTTTCATGTTATTCTGCATAAGCGTCACCAGATACCTAGCTATTGCCCACCACCGTTTTTATACAAAGAGACTGACCTTCTGGACCTGTTTGGCTGTTATCTGTATGGTGTGGACCCTCTCTGTAGCCATGGCTTTCCCCCCAGTTTTAGATGTGGGCACCTACTCGTTCATTAGGGAGGAAGACCAATGCACTTTCCAGCATCGTTCCTTCAGGGCTAATGATTCCTTGGGATTTATGCTTCTTCTTGCCCTTATCCTCCTAGCCACACAGCTTGTCTACCTCaagctgatattttttgttCATGATCGCAGGAAAATGAAGCCAGTCCAGTTTGTTGCAGCAGTGAGCCAGAACTGGACTTTTCATGGTCCCGGAGCAAGTGGTCAAGCAGCTGCTAATTGGCTGGCTGGATTTGGAAGGGGTCCCACACCTCCAACCTTGTTGGGAATCAGGCAAAACGCGAACaccacaggcaggagaaggctACTGGTTTTAGATGAGTTCAAAATGGAGAAGAGAATCAGCAGAATGTTCTACATCATGACATTCCTTTTTCTGACCTTGTGGGGTCCCTATTTGGTAGCCTGTTACTGGAGAGTTTTTGCAAGAGGGCCTGTAGTACCGGGGGGATTTCTAACGGCCGCTGTCTGGATGAGTTTTGCCCAAGCTGGAATCAATCcttttgtctgcattttctCCAACAGGGAGCTGAGGCGCTGTT AGCACAACCCTTCTTTACTGCAGAAAATCCAGGTTACCAAGGGAACCTTACTGTGTTATATGAAGGAGCATCTGTAA
- the SMIM30 gene encoding small integral membrane protein 30 encodes MPSTESTSKLFLVLILLLMVLPVAEALDAGDTIAFLLGLAVSVVGFCACLGLYARKRNGQQ; translated from the coding sequence ATGCCTTCTACTGAGAGCACCTCAAAACTTTTCCTGGTCCTTATTTTATTGCTGATGGTGCTGCCAGTAGCTGAAGCCCTGGATGCAGGAGACACCATCGCCTTCCTACTAGGCCTCGCTGTCAGTGTCGTCGGATTCTGTGCCTGCCTTGGCTTGTACGCAAGGAAAAGGAATGGGCAGCAATGA